Proteins encoded within one genomic window of Leptolyngbya sp. FACHB-261:
- the argH gene encoding argininosuccinate lyase, translating into MTATPSTPQPWSQRFESALHPAIVQFNASIGFDIELIEYDLTGSQAHAQMLAQVGIISAEEGEQLVRGLEQIRQEYRAGEFKPGLDAEDVHFAVERRLTQLIGDAGKKLHTARSRNDQVGTDIRLYLRDQIRQIQAQLAAFQTVLLDLAQRHVETLIPGYTHLQRAQPVSLAHHLLAYFEMAQRDRQRLEEIYTRVNISPLGSGALAGTPHPIDRHYSARLLHFDAVYANSLDGVSDRDFAIEFLAASSLIVMHLSRLSEEVILWASQEFGFVSLKDACATGSSIMPQKKNPDVPELVRGKTGRVFGHLQALLVLMKGLPLAYNKDLQEDKEALFDSVRTVKACLEAMTILISEGLSFRTERLAQAVNEDFSNATDVADYLASKGVPFREAYNIVGSVVKTCLAQGILLKDLSLESWQSFHPVFEADIFTTIEPRQVVAARKSYGGTGFEQVRNQLEAAKQRLTQPLKA; encoded by the coding sequence ATGACAGCAACACCTTCTACCCCACAACCCTGGAGCCAGCGTTTTGAGTCTGCGCTACACCCGGCAATCGTGCAATTTAACGCCAGTATTGGCTTTGATATTGAGCTAATCGAATATGACCTTACTGGCTCTCAAGCTCACGCTCAGATGTTGGCTCAGGTCGGCATCATCAGTGCTGAAGAGGGGGAGCAGTTGGTGCGGGGACTGGAACAGATTCGGCAGGAGTATCGGGCAGGTGAGTTTAAACCCGGCTTAGATGCCGAGGACGTTCACTTTGCTGTCGAGCGCCGTCTGACTCAACTGATAGGTGATGCCGGCAAGAAGTTACACACTGCTCGCTCCCGCAATGATCAGGTGGGGACTGATATACGCCTATACTTGCGCGACCAAATCCGCCAGATTCAGGCTCAACTAGCGGCCTTTCAAACAGTCTTGCTAGACCTAGCTCAGCGACATGTGGAAACGCTGATTCCTGGTTACACTCACCTGCAACGGGCTCAACCAGTGTCCCTGGCTCATCATTTGCTCGCCTACTTTGAGATGGCACAGCGCGACCGTCAACGGCTAGAAGAAATTTACACCCGAGTTAACATTTCACCTCTGGGCTCTGGCGCACTGGCTGGCACCCCTCACCCAATTGACCGGCACTACAGTGCCAGATTGTTGCACTTCGATGCAGTCTATGCAAACAGTTTGGATGGGGTCTCAGACCGTGACTTCGCCATTGAATTCTTGGCAGCCTCTAGCCTGATTGTTATGCACCTGAGCCGCCTTTCTGAAGAGGTTATTCTCTGGGCCTCCCAGGAATTTGGCTTTGTCAGCTTGAAAGATGCTTGCGCGACAGGGTCTAGCATCATGCCTCAGAAGAAGAACCCAGATGTTCCAGAACTGGTACGAGGCAAAACAGGTAGAGTCTTTGGGCATCTACAAGCCCTGTTAGTCCTGATGAAGGGGCTCCCTCTGGCTTACAACAAAGACCTACAAGAAGATAAAGAAGCCCTATTTGACAGTGTGCGCACTGTGAAAGCTTGCCTGGAAGCCATGACAATTTTGATATCAGAAGGGCTCAGCTTCCGCACGGAGCGCTTAGCCCAAGCTGTCAATGAAGACTTCTCCAATGCCACAGATGTTGCTGATTACCTAGCAAGTAAAGGCGTCCCTTTCCGGGAGGCGTACAACATTGTTGGCTCTGTAGTCAAAACTTGCTTAGCCCAAGGGATTCTACTCAAAGATTTGAGCTTAGAAAGCTGGCAGAGCTTTCATCCAGTCTTTGAGGCAGATATCTTCACGACGATTGAACCTCGTCAGGTGGTTGCTGCCCGGAAAAGTTATGGGGGTACTGGCTTTGAGCAGGTCAGAAACCAGCTTGAAGCTGCAAAACAGCGCCTGACTCAGCCCCTCAAGGCCTAG
- a CDS encoding 2Fe-2S iron-sulfur cluster-binding protein: protein MTDSYTAEILHQGQTYTVPVAADQTVLAAAAAAGLTLPNSCCAGVCTTCAARLLAGEVDQSEGIGISDGLMQQGYALLCIARPLSNLRLETEKEDEVYQLQFGQFQKT from the coding sequence ATGACCGACTCGTACACTGCTGAGATTTTGCATCAGGGCCAGACTTATACAGTGCCTGTAGCTGCGGACCAGACGGTCCTAGCGGCTGCCGCCGCCGCTGGTCTCACGTTGCCCAACTCGTGCTGTGCTGGAGTTTGTACTACCTGTGCCGCACGTCTGCTTGCAGGTGAAGTTGATCAAAGTGAAGGTATTGGGATCAGCGACGGCCTGATGCAGCAAGGTTACGCGCTGTTGTGTATCGCTCGTCCGCTCAGCAACCTGCGCCTCGAAACCGAGAAAGAGGACGAGGTTTACCAGCTCCAGTTTGGTCAGTTTCAGAAGACCTAA
- the lepB gene encoding signal peptidase I, whose translation MLKWLRGQKDNLQTILIALLLAILIRTFVAEARYIPSASMEPTLQINDKLIVEKVSYRFRPPQPGEIVVFYPPDEPNKLPGEAVHQAFIKRVIGTPGDELAIHDGEVYVNQKPLAEPYIAAPPTYEWGPEQIPSGNFFVMGDNRNNSNDSHVWGFLPADRVIGRAWVRFWPVKRASLLATPTYSNSSPVTRSPVPTLEPEPI comes from the coding sequence ATGCTCAAGTGGTTGCGCGGTCAGAAAGACAACCTCCAAACCATTTTGATTGCCCTATTGCTGGCAATCTTGATCCGCACCTTTGTGGCAGAGGCTCGGTACATTCCCTCAGCCTCAATGGAACCAACCCTGCAAATCAACGACAAACTGATTGTTGAAAAGGTTTCCTACCGCTTTCGCCCCCCACAACCCGGAGAGATTGTCGTTTTTTATCCGCCTGACGAGCCGAACAAACTACCTGGAGAAGCGGTTCACCAAGCATTTATCAAGCGTGTGATTGGCACACCAGGGGATGAATTAGCCATTCACGATGGTGAGGTCTACGTTAATCAAAAACCGTTGGCAGAGCCGTACATTGCCGCTCCGCCAACTTACGAGTGGGGACCTGAGCAAATTCCCTCAGGTAACTTCTTCGTGATGGGAGATAACCGCAATAACAGTAACGACTCTCATGTCTGGGGGTTTTTGCCAGCCGATCGGGTTATTGGCCGTGCTTGGGTCCGTTTCTGGCCAGTCAAGCGGGCCAGCCTCTTAGCAACCCCTACGTACAGCAACTCCTCACCAGTAACCCGTTCCCCTGTTCCAACGCTTGAGCCAGAGCCCATCTAG
- a CDS encoding DUF2997 domain-containing protein has translation METLEFIIHPDGRVEERVTGIVGNSCTGVTAAIEAKLGSVTVCELTSEHFAQVINSGAQDTVSTQVSQW, from the coding sequence ATGGAAACCCTAGAATTCATCATTCATCCAGATGGACGCGTTGAAGAGCGAGTCACTGGCATCGTTGGTAACAGCTGCACCGGGGTGACAGCTGCAATTGAAGCCAAGCTCGGTTCTGTTACTGTCTGCGAGTTGACTTCCGAGCACTTTGCTCAGGTTATCAACTCTGGTGCTCAAGATACTGTGAGCACTCAGGTTAGCCAGTGGTAA
- the petG gene encoding cytochrome b6-f complex subunit V gives MIEPILDGIVIGLILVTLGGLFTAAYLQYRRGNPFDL, from the coding sequence GTGATTGAACCGATTCTGGACGGTATTGTCATTGGTTTGATTTTGGTGACTTTGGGGGGCCTGTTTACAGCTGCCTACCTGCAGTATCGGCGTGGTAATCCCTTTGATCTGTAG
- a CDS encoding cytochrome c, giving the protein MDSSVEPKTTPRRAKPWLLLLLIGVLITGLALLLSIQSWGTDPYTQLVLTLKGHPNQGRAIFEMNCAACHGVLADGKVGPSLRGVSERRSAPSIIHQVTSGSTPPMPQFQPDPQEMADLLSYLKSL; this is encoded by the coding sequence TTGGACAGTTCAGTTGAGCCAAAAACGACGCCACGTAGAGCTAAGCCTTGGCTGCTGCTACTGCTGATCGGCGTTCTAATTACTGGGTTGGCACTGCTGCTGTCGATCCAAAGTTGGGGAACTGACCCTTACACGCAGCTGGTGTTGACTTTGAAGGGGCACCCGAATCAGGGTCGGGCAATTTTTGAGATGAACTGTGCTGCCTGTCATGGCGTTCTAGCTGATGGCAAGGTTGGTCCAAGCTTGCGTGGGGTTTCGGAACGGCGTTCTGCTCCCAGCATCATCCATCAGGTAACCAGTGGCAGCACGCCACCAATGCCCCAGTTTCAGCCAGATCCACAGGAGATGGCTGACCTTCTCAGCTACCTCAAGAGCCTTTAG
- a CDS encoding DUF1257 domain-containing protein, translating to MSHFSQIKTKVRSLEPLQKALSDLGLNWKSGPSPIRGYRGQTREAAVVIEQDNGYDVGFSWNGSEYELVADLQYWQQSWSVEGFLNRISQRYAYHTVLAETANQGFQLTEQRNSADGSIRLVLQRWSA from the coding sequence ATGTCCCACTTCAGCCAGATCAAAACTAAAGTTCGTAGCCTTGAGCCTCTGCAAAAAGCCTTAAGCGATTTGGGTCTCAACTGGAAGAGCGGCCCAAGCCCTATTCGTGGTTATCGCGGCCAGACCCGAGAAGCAGCGGTCGTAATTGAGCAAGATAATGGCTACGACGTCGGGTTCAGCTGGAATGGTAGCGAATATGAGCTTGTTGCTGACCTGCAGTACTGGCAGCAGTCCTGGTCGGTCGAAGGCTTCTTGAACCGGATTTCTCAGCGCTACGCCTATCACACAGTTCTGGCAGAGACAGCAAACCAGGGCTTTCAGCTGACAGAGCAGCGCAACAGTGCTGATGGCTCTATCCGCTTAGTTCTTCAACGCTGGAGTGCGTGA
- a CDS encoding YihY/virulence factor BrkB family protein: MLVQQWVRNLYRLFKTCARVCRYTVQQSIENNLGSAAAEMAYYAMLSLLPSALILVVVIGLFASSEQTFNWMMATLAQAAPRPILELVGDNVRSLAASQKGQVFSFSLLATLWAASAFFAPLIRVLNCSYQVPPQAQRPWWLNRILAIGLFAGTVLMVLLASLLLFLGRWGLRWGAERLGVSSFLVGLWGALIWPLSLGLVALAFAFIYRFAPAQQPVRAPVWPGALAGSLIWLIVSLGFRLYVASFGQFNRTYGSIGAVIVLLIWLFLSAFGLLLGGELNVAIARVRQLQATTPPRPSRLKRLRRRLVHWSRSKGS; the protein is encoded by the coding sequence TTGCTCGTTCAGCAGTGGGTTCGTAATCTCTATCGGCTATTTAAGACTTGTGCCCGTGTTTGTCGTTATACGGTGCAACAGTCGATTGAGAATAACTTGGGCAGCGCTGCTGCTGAAATGGCCTATTACGCCATGCTCTCCCTGCTACCATCCGCACTGATCTTGGTAGTGGTCATTGGCTTATTTGCCTCTTCAGAGCAAACCTTTAACTGGATGATGGCAACACTGGCCCAAGCTGCACCACGCCCGATCTTGGAACTGGTTGGGGATAATGTGCGCAGTCTAGCAGCTAGCCAAAAGGGACAGGTTTTCTCTTTCAGTCTCTTAGCAACTTTGTGGGCGGCGTCTGCATTTTTTGCGCCGCTAATTCGGGTGCTGAACTGTTCCTACCAAGTTCCGCCTCAGGCTCAACGCCCTTGGTGGCTCAATCGCATTCTAGCCATCGGCCTGTTTGCGGGAACAGTGCTGATGGTTCTACTCGCCTCACTGTTGCTGTTTCTAGGCCGCTGGGGTTTACGGTGGGGGGCAGAACGCTTGGGGGTCAGCAGTTTTCTTGTAGGGTTGTGGGGAGCTTTAATTTGGCCTTTGTCTCTAGGGCTGGTTGCTCTAGCCTTTGCCTTCATCTATCGCTTTGCGCCCGCACAGCAGCCGGTGAGAGCTCCTGTCTGGCCCGGGGCTTTAGCCGGTAGCTTGATCTGGCTAATAGTTTCTTTGGGCTTTCGGCTCTATGTTGCTAGCTTTGGGCAATTCAACCGCACTTACGGCAGTATTGGTGCAGTTATCGTGCTGCTAATCTGGTTGTTTCTAAGTGCTTTTGGCTTACTACTAGGGGGCGAGCTTAATGTCGCCATCGCTCGAGTCCGCCAACTTCAGGCTACGACTCCACCTCGACCTAGCCGTCTCAAGCGGTTGAGGCGTCGGCTCGTACATTGGTCTCGATCTAAAGGCTCTTGA
- the nusB gene encoding transcription antitermination factor NusB has protein sequence MQARRIARELALLALSQLPSSPDKIASQDLPDLLLAAVRTLTAEVHDALSNAAADLSRSHDRLLNSETRAKTLEDARAMVNEAMTHTETAINRLGTALELPEILQLSNRKEVRALALSLLTAFHENRDEIDDLLSRSLVDWQLNRLARVDRDILRLAAAELVFLGHKENVTITEAVELAKRYSSEDGYKFINGVLRRVTEQLRQPGGQPGRQVV, from the coding sequence ATGCAAGCCCGTCGTATAGCCCGTGAATTAGCTCTACTCGCCTTAAGTCAGCTTCCGAGTTCACCTGACAAGATTGCGTCTCAAGATCTTCCAGACTTACTGCTAGCAGCCGTGCGTACCCTGACTGCGGAAGTCCACGATGCGCTTTCCAACGCTGCTGCTGATCTCAGTCGTAGCCACGATCGCCTTTTGAACAGCGAAACCCGAGCAAAAACTCTAGAGGATGCTCGGGCCATGGTCAATGAGGCAATGACTCACACTGAAACTGCCATTAACCGCTTGGGCACAGCCTTGGAACTACCTGAGATACTTCAGCTTTCCAATCGCAAAGAGGTTCGAGCTCTAGCGCTAAGTCTCCTGACTGCCTTTCATGAGAATCGAGACGAAATTGATGATTTGCTGAGCCGTTCGCTCGTAGATTGGCAGCTCAATCGCTTGGCGCGAGTTGACCGAGATATTTTGCGCCTAGCCGCAGCCGAACTGGTTTTTCTAGGACACAAGGAGAACGTCACGATCACCGAAGCGGTCGAGCTGGCCAAACGCTACAGCAGCGAAGATGGCTACAAGTTCATCAACGGGGTGCTACGCCGCGTCACCGAGCAACTGCGGCAACCCGGCGGGCAGCCAGGTCGGCAGGTGGTTTAG
- a CDS encoding PP2C family protein-serine/threonine phosphatase has protein sequence MDAPLDSPLTTAELSARGPVPREPQLPLTSVSANTEVAPQSHGIPDVSSEVTPVFALKELVAQLSREQRKTQDLLSSLGFALRSFTNLNQFLELIPLMASRVTDADGGALILFKAGQPRLERLHCTDGERCRDIRKALELATREIVSDPSAALDTLVAHHLGPEMQMFGTAILVKNIERGRLCVFSRDPNYAWTETRQKLMRLVADQTAVAIENDELTVELRKKERLDRELEIGAEIQTRLLPRTYPVIDGAALAAKCETASRVGGDYYDFIAIRDPEENAIERWGLVIGDVMGKGVPAGLIMTMTRGMLRAEALNGHSPGRVLEHLNHVIYTDLENSNRFVTLFYSEYNPATGVLVYSNAAHNPPLLWRAATGQVHRLDTPGMLIGLEAESQYPEAQVQLRAGDIVIYYTDGFTEAANASGDRFDEDNLTAAVQWACRTYSEPQAILDFLFERVHGFVGSAAAEAEARGLGSSGDDMTLIVFQVQPDQNQGQTYSPPPSVVVS, from the coding sequence GTGGATGCGCCCCTTGATTCACCATTGACGACTGCTGAACTCTCTGCTAGAGGCCCCGTGCCACGCGAACCCCAACTTCCCTTGACGTCAGTTTCGGCCAACACCGAGGTGGCCCCTCAAAGCCACGGGATACCTGATGTGAGCAGTGAAGTGACCCCCGTCTTTGCCCTCAAGGAGCTAGTGGCTCAGCTGAGCCGGGAACAGCGCAAAACGCAGGACTTACTCAGTTCCCTGGGATTTGCGCTGCGCAGCTTCACCAACCTCAACCAATTTCTAGAGCTGATTCCGCTGATGGCTAGTCGCGTGACTGACGCTGACGGCGGAGCCCTCATTCTGTTCAAGGCAGGGCAACCCCGCCTTGAACGCCTACATTGCACAGATGGTGAGCGCTGCCGCGATATTCGTAAGGCTTTAGAGTTGGCAACTCGCGAGATTGTCAGCGACCCATCAGCGGCTCTAGATACCCTGGTCGCCCATCATCTAGGGCCGGAAATGCAGATGTTCGGTACTGCCATTCTAGTCAAGAACATCGAACGAGGGCGGCTCTGTGTCTTCAGCCGGGATCCAAACTACGCTTGGACTGAAACCCGTCAGAAACTCATGCGTCTCGTAGCCGACCAAACTGCGGTCGCCATAGAGAACGACGAGCTAACGGTTGAGTTGCGCAAAAAAGAGCGTCTGGACCGCGAACTAGAAATTGGGGCAGAGATTCAAACTCGCTTGCTACCGCGCACTTACCCAGTCATTGACGGCGCAGCTTTAGCAGCGAAGTGTGAAACCGCGAGTCGTGTGGGTGGCGATTACTACGATTTTATTGCCATTCGCGACCCTGAAGAAAACGCGATTGAGCGCTGGGGGTTGGTGATTGGCGATGTCATGGGTAAAGGTGTTCCCGCCGGCCTGATCATGACCATGACGCGGGGTATGCTGCGAGCCGAGGCCTTAAACGGCCACTCACCAGGGCGGGTGCTAGAGCACCTCAACCATGTCATCTACACCGACCTGGAGAACTCCAATCGGTTCGTGACCCTGTTTTATTCGGAATACAATCCAGCCACTGGTGTGCTGGTTTACAGCAATGCAGCCCACAATCCGCCGCTATTGTGGCGTGCAGCAACGGGCCAAGTCCATCGGCTGGACACACCAGGTATGTTGATCGGTTTAGAAGCGGAGAGCCAGTACCCAGAGGCCCAAGTTCAGCTTAGGGCCGGAGACATCGTTATTTACTACACCGATGGCTTCACCGAAGCGGCTAACGCCAGTGGTGACCGCTTCGATGAAGATAACCTCACAGCTGCTGTGCAGTGGGCCTGCCGGACTTACTCGGAGCCTCAGGCAATTCTAGACTTCTTATTCGAACGGGTACATGGCTTCGTGGGCAGCGCTGCCGCCGAGGCAGAAGCGCGGGGTCTCGGCAGTAGCGGCGACGATATGACGCTTATCGTGTTTCAAGTACAGCCCGACCAGAACCAAGGCCAGACGTATAGCCCACCACCAAGCGTGGTAGTCTCATGA
- a CDS encoding saccharopine dehydrogenase-like oxidoreductase: MTSSTLRIGILGFGGLGQAAARLLGHKRQARWVAVADRKGYAHNNTGLDPDRAIATYQAQDSVGYLEPEGTLSNESISELIQQANVDGYFLALPNLPNTFMASVVEQFIEAGWRGVLVDAIKRTSAVEQIMALEPRLRDCGITYMAGCGATPGLLTAAAALAAQSYAEIHHIKITFGVGIANWEAYRATIREDIAHLPGYSVDQASAMSDAEVSALLERTNGLLHLENMEHADDVLLERAGICRRDQVTVGGVVDTRNPKKPLSTNVQITGRTFEGRISTHTFTLGDETSMAANVCGPAFGYLKAGVSLHRRGWYGLLSSAEVMPQFLS, encoded by the coding sequence ATGACAAGCTCAACTCTCCGTATCGGTATCCTCGGCTTTGGTGGCTTGGGACAAGCGGCTGCTCGTCTGCTGGGACACAAGCGGCAGGCTCGTTGGGTCGCCGTAGCCGATCGGAAGGGATACGCCCATAACAACACTGGTTTAGATCCCGATCGAGCCATTGCTACTTATCAGGCTCAAGACTCAGTGGGGTACTTAGAGCCAGAGGGGACACTCAGCAACGAGAGTATCTCTGAATTAATCCAGCAGGCAAATGTAGATGGTTATTTTCTAGCTTTGCCCAACCTACCCAATACCTTCATGGCTTCAGTTGTAGAGCAGTTTATTGAAGCGGGCTGGCGGGGAGTATTGGTCGACGCAATTAAGCGTACGAGTGCTGTCGAGCAAATCATGGCTTTAGAGCCGCGTCTACGAGACTGCGGCATTACCTATATGGCTGGTTGCGGTGCAACCCCGGGTCTATTAACAGCGGCGGCGGCATTAGCAGCACAGAGCTATGCAGAGATCCACCACATCAAAATCACTTTTGGAGTAGGTATCGCTAACTGGGAGGCTTACCGTGCCACCATTCGCGAAGATATTGCCCATCTGCCGGGCTACAGTGTTGATCAAGCCAGCGCGATGAGCGATGCAGAAGTTTCAGCGCTGCTGGAGCGCACAAATGGTTTACTGCATCTAGAAAACATGGAGCATGCCGACGATGTTTTGCTGGAGCGGGCTGGCATCTGCCGACGTGATCAGGTCACAGTCGGTGGTGTTGTAGACACTCGTAACCCTAAAAAGCCGCTTAGCACCAACGTTCAGATCACAGGCCGTACCTTTGAGGGGCGCATCTCCACCCACACCTTCACTCTAGGGGACGAGACCAGTATGGCTGCTAATGTATGTGGGCCTGCCTTCGGCTACCTGAAGGCAGGCGTCAGCTTACATCGCCGCGGCTGGTATGGTCTGCTGAGCTCAGCGGAGGTAATGCCACAGTTCTTGAGCTGA
- a CDS encoding ferredoxin, whose protein sequence is MLEPDLNPDRSGLEPELGGGLRNQPNRSGLEPELGGLLRQRGVYVDEVACIGCKHCVHVARNTFYLEEDHGRSRVFRQDGDSEEVIQEAIDTCPVDCIHWVDYTELRQLEEDRRYQVIPKAGVVLHEAARAHSNRKKRTAKRRSQLQ, encoded by the coding sequence ATGCTAGAGCCGGATCTTAACCCTGACCGCTCTGGATTAGAGCCGGAGTTAGGTGGAGGTCTGCGCAACCAGCCTAACCGTTCTGGATTAGAACCCGAGTTGGGCGGTTTGCTAAGACAGCGAGGCGTTTATGTGGATGAGGTTGCCTGCATTGGCTGCAAGCATTGTGTCCATGTTGCTCGCAACACCTTTTACCTGGAAGAAGATCACGGGCGGTCACGGGTATTCCGGCAGGATGGTGACTCAGAGGAAGTGATCCAGGAGGCAATTGATACTTGTCCAGTCGATTGCATTCACTGGGTTGACTACACGGAGTTGAGGCAGCTAGAAGAGGACCGGCGCTATCAGGTCATTCCCAAGGCGGGTGTTGTTTTGCATGAAGCTGCCCGTGCGCACAGCAACCGAAAAAAACGCACTGCTAAACGCAGGTCGCAGCTTCAATAA
- the ftsY gene encoding signal recognition particle-docking protein FtsY, protein MVFNWFERFKQKQNPAESVPAEPEQPAVSPTQEPEAEEKSAEASESAASTVDGPNQDLLSFARAAYKNLQQREQETSSPESASEAELASETKAETAELTPALTPALPSEAPSEPSPEPIKPQTQEEPQVAPLVQNVAEEIAQEISQEVAQAPDAVAPFAEAATVEPPELSPHQIELEPESIPEPVLDVPALEAELGQGQSERAVVQMPEPIQAPELPAPVGPAREPAERVPELVVEATPETAPLDTEASQSTTRPEDGASLPFWARAEADRQARLERLKATAIEETTPEPISGTATESATQSVVSVPELPELPFDEGFLWSAEILAAQGRRAEDISIEEITWLRRLRQGLEKTRRGLVNQLKALANQGPLNADAVDQIETLLLQADAGVAATDRVVKALQTRLRQETLPPEQAIAYLKQLLRDMLETPLQGHYSASFAPTKDTLNIWLMTGVNGAGKTTTIGKIAHLAQKSGYRTLIAAGDTFRAAAVAQVQVWGERAGVDVVANPGKNTDPAAVVFDAITAAQARDSELLLVDTAGRLQNKKNLMDELSKVRRIIDKKAPDAIVESLLVLDATLGQNGLQQAKVFAEAAKLSGVVLTKLDGTARGGVALAVVEQLGLPIRFIGAGEGIEDLRPFSSYEFVEALLSE, encoded by the coding sequence ATGGTTTTCAATTGGTTTGAACGGTTTAAACAGAAGCAAAACCCAGCAGAGTCAGTCCCTGCTGAACCGGAGCAGCCAGCTGTCAGCCCAACCCAGGAGCCGGAGGCTGAGGAAAAATCGGCAGAAGCCAGCGAGTCGGCAGCTTCTACAGTCGATGGCCCCAATCAGGATCTCCTGAGCTTTGCCCGTGCTGCTTACAAGAATCTTCAGCAGCGGGAACAGGAAACCTCAAGCCCAGAATCAGCCTCCGAAGCAGAATTAGCTTCTGAAACCAAGGCTGAGACTGCCGAGTTAACTCCAGCCCTAACTCCCGCATTGCCTAGTGAGGCGCCCTCTGAACCCTCACCAGAACCCATAAAACCGCAGACTCAGGAGGAGCCTCAGGTCGCACCACTGGTTCAGAATGTTGCCGAGGAAATTGCTCAGGAGATTTCGCAAGAGGTGGCTCAAGCCCCCGATGCGGTTGCACCTTTTGCTGAAGCTGCCACAGTTGAGCCACCTGAACTGTCCCCTCATCAGATTGAGCTTGAACCTGAATCCATTCCAGAACCAGTTCTGGACGTCCCTGCACTGGAAGCTGAGCTTGGGCAAGGGCAATCTGAGCGGGCTGTTGTTCAGATGCCAGAACCGATCCAAGCTCCAGAGTTACCTGCTCCAGTAGGGCCAGCAAGAGAGCCAGCTGAGCGGGTGCCAGAGCTAGTAGTAGAGGCGACGCCAGAAACAGCCCCTCTAGATACTGAAGCATCGCAGTCCACAACCCGACCTGAAGATGGGGCTTCACTCCCATTTTGGGCGAGAGCTGAAGCTGACCGCCAAGCGCGTTTGGAGCGGCTCAAGGCTACAGCAATTGAAGAAACCACGCCTGAACCCATTAGTGGCACGGCAACTGAATCTGCAACTCAGTCAGTTGTCTCGGTACCAGAACTCCCGGAGTTGCCGTTCGACGAAGGGTTTTTGTGGTCGGCTGAGATCCTGGCAGCACAAGGACGACGGGCAGAGGACATCTCGATTGAGGAAATCACCTGGCTCAGGCGCTTGCGTCAAGGCCTAGAAAAAACTCGTCGCGGTCTAGTCAACCAGCTCAAAGCCTTGGCCAACCAAGGCCCCCTCAATGCCGATGCAGTTGATCAGATCGAAACGTTACTGCTACAGGCCGACGCAGGGGTTGCGGCAACCGATCGCGTCGTCAAAGCATTGCAGACACGCTTGCGGCAAGAAACATTACCTCCCGAACAGGCCATTGCTTATCTGAAGCAACTGCTGCGAGACATGCTGGAAACTCCTTTGCAGGGACATTACAGCGCTAGCTTTGCCCCCACCAAAGACACTCTCAATATCTGGTTGATGACCGGCGTTAATGGTGCGGGTAAAACTACCACAATTGGCAAAATCGCCCACCTCGCCCAGAAATCAGGCTACCGAACTCTGATCGCTGCTGGGGATACCTTTCGAGCTGCTGCTGTAGCGCAGGTCCAGGTTTGGGGCGAACGGGCTGGTGTAGATGTGGTCGCCAATCCAGGCAAGAACACCGATCCAGCCGCCGTGGTCTTTGATGCTATTACCGCGGCTCAGGCACGAGATTCTGAGCTATTGCTGGTGGATACAGCCGGACGCTTGCAAAACAAAAAGAACTTGATGGATGAGCTAAGCAAGGTGCGGCGTATCATCGACAAAAAAGCGCCTGATGCCATAGTCGAATCGTTATTGGTTTTGGATGCTACTCTGGGCCAGAACGGTTTGCAGCAGGCTAAAGTTTTCGCTGAAGCGGCCAAGCTCAGTGGCGTCGTGCTAACAAAGCTTGATGGCACTGCGCGAGGGGGGGTGGCTCTAGCAGTGGTCGAGCAACTGGGATTGCCAATCCGATTTATTGGGGCAGGTGAAGGCATCGAAGATTTACGCCCCTTCTCTAGCTACGAATTCGTAGAAGCCCTACTAAGCGAGTGA